The following proteins come from a genomic window of Triticum aestivum cultivar Chinese Spring chromosome 6A, IWGSC CS RefSeq v2.1, whole genome shotgun sequence:
- the LOC123129381 gene encoding atherin, whose product MASSSSSSSSSSMPSTAASSSQPPADAALAPSLDYDTAFPVLGSLPPRPPRGGRAAPPPRPPRRSEDRRRGGKTPSYTLDRDTVGMSPGSLYGRAGDAAAETTAATAEAAPAMTSSAPATSTSAGTISARPPTCAAPGTFAAAKAVLSGLPALLPAVQVFGDYRFGYTMGDLFQDLEKLQLGSPNVNEPMHPPPLQFQVQPPLRSQRLQPPLLQRADGSGSAPGASAPVRAATLRRAAASGPSSPATRHGSSTATRWRRALRCSYGFSSSISRDLSRVSSGYRAVY is encoded by the exons atggcctcgtcctcctcctcctcctcctcctcctccatgccctccaccgccgcctcctcctcgcagCCCCCAGCCGACGCAGCGCTCGCGCCGAGCCTCGACTACGACACGGCCTTTCCGGTTCTGGGGAGTTTGCCACCGCGTCCTCCCAGGGGCGGGagagctgcgccgccgccgcgtcctccgaGGAGGAGCGAGGACCGTCGGAGAGGAGGGAAGACGCCCAGCTACACGTTAGACAGGGACACCGTCGGCATGTCGCCCGGTTCGCTCTACGGGCGCGCGGGCGATGCCGCAGCGGAGACGACTGCGGCCAcggccgaggcggcgccggcgatgaCCTCTTCGGCGCCTGCCACGTCGACCTCGGCGGGGACGATCTCCGCGCGTCCACCGACCTGCGCCGCCCCGGGGACCTTCGCCGCAGCGAAGGCGGTTCTCTCAG GGCTTCCCGCCCTGTTGCCTGCTGTGCAGGTGTTCGGCGACTACCGCTTCGGGTACACGATGGGCGACCTCTTCCAGGACCTCGAGAAGCTCCAGCTCGGGTCGCCGAACGTCAACGAGCCGATGCATCCGCCGCCGCTCCAGTTTCAGGTCCAGCCGCCGCTCCGATCCCAGCGGCTTCAGCCCCCGCTACTTCAACGCGCCGATGGCTCAGGTTCAGCTCCAGGGGCCTCCGCCCCAGTTCGCGCCGCCACGCTTCGGCGGGCAGCAGCCTCAGGTCCCAGCTCGCCCGCTACACGCCATGGAAGTTCCACGGCTACCCGTTGGCGTCGAGCCCTCCGGTGTTCATACGGGTTCAGTTCGAGCATCAGCAGGGATCTTTCACGGGTTTCGTCAGGGTACAGGGCAG TTTACTGA